A portion of the Haemophilus influenzae genome contains these proteins:
- the rpsH gene encoding 30S ribosomal protein S8 encodes MSMQDPIADMLTRIRNGQAANKVAINMPSSKLKVAIANVLAAEGYIESVKVLEGAKPELEITLKYFQGKPVVESIQRVSRPGLRIYKRKDELPKVMGGLGVAVISTSKGVMTDRAARQAGLGGEIICYVA; translated from the coding sequence ATGAGTATGCAAGATCCAATCGCAGATATGCTGACCCGTATTCGTAACGGTCAAGCTGCGAACAAAGTTGCAATCAATATGCCTTCTTCCAAGCTAAAAGTGGCAATTGCCAACGTATTAGCTGCTGAAGGTTATATCGAAAGCGTAAAAGTTTTAGAAGGTGCTAAACCTGAATTGGAAATTACTTTAAAATATTTCCAAGGCAAACCAGTTGTAGAAAGCATCCAACGTGTAAGTCGTCCTGGTCTTCGTATTTACAAACGTAAAGATGAATTACCAAAAGTTATGGGCGGTTTAGGTGTTGCAGTTATTTCTACATCTAAAGGTGTTATGACTGACCGTGCTGCTCGTCAAGCAGGTTTAGGCGGTGAGATCATCTGTTATGTAGCTTAA
- the rplW gene encoding 50S ribosomal protein L23, with protein sequence MSQERLLSVLRAPHISEKATNNAEKSNTVVLKVALDANKAEIAAAVAQLFEVKVDSVRTVVVKGKTKRRGNKMGRRSDWKKAYVTLAEGQNLDFVDSAE encoded by the coding sequence ATGAGTCAAGAACGTTTGCTAAGCGTGCTACGTGCACCGCACATCTCTGAAAAAGCAACGAACAATGCTGAAAAATCTAACACTGTTGTACTTAAAGTTGCTTTAGATGCGAACAAAGCTGAAATTGCTGCTGCTGTTGCTCAATTATTTGAAGTAAAAGTTGACTCTGTTCGTACTGTGGTTGTTAAAGGTAAAACTAAACGCCGTGGTAACAAAATGGGTCGTCGCAGCGACTGGAAAAAAGCTTATGTAACTTTAGCCGAAGGCCAAAATTTGGACTTCGTGGACAGTGCAGAGTAA
- the rpsS gene encoding 30S ribosomal protein S19, whose protein sequence is MPRSLKKGPFLDLHLLKKVEKAVESGDKKPIKTWSRRSMIIPSMIGLTIAVHNGRQHVPVYVSDEMIGHKLGEFAPTRTYRGHAADKKAKK, encoded by the coding sequence ATGCCACGTTCTCTCAAGAAGGGTCCTTTCCTTGACCTACACTTGTTGAAGAAGGTAGAGAAGGCGGTGGAAAGCGGGGATAAAAAACCAATTAAAACTTGGTCCCGTCGTTCAATGATCATTCCATCAATGATCGGATTGACCATCGCAGTCCATAATGGTCGTCAGCACGTTCCTGTTTATGTATCTGATGAAATGATCGGTCATAAGCTTGGTGAATTTGCACCGACTCGTACATACCGCGGTCACGCGGCAGATAAGAAAGCTAAGAAATAA
- the rplV gene encoding 50S ribosomal protein L22: protein METIAKHRYARTSAQKARLVADLIRGKKVAQALEILTFTNKKAAALVKKVLESAIANAEHNDGADIDDLKVAKIFVDEGPSMKRVMPRAKGRADRILKRTSHITVVVSDR, encoded by the coding sequence ATGGAAACTATCGCAAAACATCGTTACGCTCGCACTTCTGCCCAAAAAGCTCGCTTAGTTGCCGATTTAATTCGTGGTAAAAAAGTTGCGCAAGCATTAGAAATTTTAACTTTCACTAACAAAAAAGCAGCAGCTTTAGTGAAGAAAGTTTTAGAATCAGCTATTGCAAACGCAGAGCACAATGACGGTGCAGATATCGATGATCTTAAAGTTGCTAAAATCTTCGTTGATGAAGGTCCTAGCATGAAACGTGTTATGCCACGTGCTAAAGGTCGTGCAGATCGTATTTTAAAACGTACTAGCCACATTACTGTGGTTGTGTCAGATCGTTAA
- the rplR gene encoding 50S ribosomal protein L18, which translates to MDKKSARIRRAARARHMMREQGVTRLVIHRTPRHIYAQVIAPNGSEVLAAASTVEKAIREQVKYTGNKDAAAAVGKAVAERALAKGVQAVAFDRSGFKYHGRVQTLADAAREAGLQF; encoded by the coding sequence ATGGATAAGAAATCAGCTCGTATCCGTCGTGCAGCTCGTGCACGTCATATGATGAGAGAGCAAGGTGTAACTCGTTTAGTTATTCACCGCACTCCACGTCATATTTATGCACAAGTTATTGCACCAAACGGTTCAGAAGTGCTTGCCGCTGCTTCAACTGTTGAGAAAGCAATTCGTGAGCAAGTAAAATACACCGGTAATAAAGATGCTGCAGCAGCAGTAGGTAAAGCTGTTGCAGAACGCGCATTAGCAAAAGGCGTTCAAGCTGTTGCTTTTGATCGTTCCGGTTTTAAATATCATGGACGTGTCCAAACTTTAGCGGACGCTGCACGTGAAGCTGGTCTACAGTTCTAA
- the rplP gene encoding 50S ribosomal protein L16 — MLQPKRTKFRKVHKGRNRGIASGTEVSFGTYGLKAVGRCRLTARQIEAARRAMSRAVKRQGKIWIRVFPDKPITEKPLEVRMGKGKGNVEYWVALIQPGKVLYEMDGVSEEVARNAFALAAAKLPVKTTFVTKTVM, encoded by the coding sequence ATGTTGCAACCAAAACGTACAAAATTCCGTAAAGTTCACAAAGGCCGCAACCGTGGTATCGCGAGCGGTACTGAAGTTAGTTTCGGTACTTACGGTTTAAAAGCAGTTGGTCGTTGTCGTTTAACCGCTCGTCAAATCGAAGCGGCACGTCGTGCAATGTCACGTGCAGTAAAACGTCAAGGTAAAATCTGGATTCGTGTATTCCCAGATAAACCAATTACTGAAAAACCATTAGAAGTCCGTATGGGTAAAGGTAAAGGTAACGTTGAGTACTGGGTAGCCTTAATCCAACCGGGTAAAGTGCTTTATGAAATGGATGGTGTGTCTGAAGAAGTAGCAAGAAACGCATTTGCATTAGCAGCTGCTAAATTGCCAGTTAAGACCACTTTCGTAACTAAGACGGTGATGTAA
- the rplN gene encoding 50S ribosomal protein L14, producing the protein MIQEQTMLDVADNSGARSVMCIKVLGGSHRRYAAIGDIIKITVKEAIPRGKVKKGDVLKAVVVRTKKGVRRPDGSVIRFDGNACVILNNNTEQPIGTRIFGPVTRELRSEKFMKIISLAPEVL; encoded by the coding sequence ATGATCCAAGAACAGACTATGCTGGATGTTGCTGATAATTCAGGCGCTCGCAGCGTAATGTGTATCAAGGTTCTAGGTGGATCGCACCGTCGTTATGCTGCGATTGGTGACATCATCAAAATTACTGTAAAAGAAGCAATTCCACGCGGTAAAGTAAAAAAAGGTGATGTATTAAAAGCAGTTGTTGTGCGCACCAAGAAGGGTGTTCGTCGCCCAGATGGCTCAGTTATTCGTTTCGATGGTAACGCTTGTGTAATTTTAAATAATAACACTGAGCAACCAATCGGTACTCGTATTTTTGGACCAGTGACTCGTGAACTTCGTTCTGAGAAATTCATGAAGATCATTTCTTTAGCTCCAGAAGTACTGTAA
- the rpsN gene encoding 30S ribosomal protein S14: protein MAKQSMKARDVKRVKLAEKFYAKRVELKKIISDVNASDEDRWDAVLKLQTLPRDSSPSRQRNRCRQTGRPHGVLRKFGLSRIKVREAAMRGEIPGLKKASW from the coding sequence ATGGCTAAACAATCAATGAAAGCACGCGATGTAAAACGCGTTAAATTGGCTGAAAAATTCTACGCAAAACGTGTTGAATTAAAGAAAATCATTTCTGATGTCAATGCCTCTGATGAAGATCGTTGGGATGCAGTGTTAAAGTTACAAACTTTACCACGTGATTCTAGCCCATCTCGTCAACGTAACCGTTGCCGCCAAACTGGACGTCCTCATGGCGTTTTACGTAAGTTTGGTTTAAGCCGAATTAAGGTTCGTGAAGCTGCAATGCGCGGTGAAATCCCAGGCCTTAAAAAAGCGAGCTGGTAA
- the rplB gene encoding 50S ribosomal protein L2, whose product MAIVKCKPTSAGRRHVVKIVNPELHKGKPYAPLLDTKSKTGGRNNYGRITTRHIGGGHKQHYRLIDFKRNKLDIPAVVERLEYDPNRSANIALVLYKDGERRYILAPKGLSVGDQIQAGINSPIKVGNSLPMRNIPVGSTVHNVELKPGKGGQIARSAGAYVQIIAREGNYVTLRLRSGEMRKVLAECVATIGEVGNSEHMLRVLGKAGANRWRGIRPTVRGTAMNPVDHPHGGGEGRNFGKHPVTPWGVQTKGKKTRHNKRTDKYIVRRRGK is encoded by the coding sequence ATGGCTATCGTTAAATGTAAGCCGACCTCCGCTGGTCGTCGTCACGTTGTTAAAATCGTGAACCCTGAATTACACAAGGGGAAACCTTACGCACCTCTTCTAGATACTAAATCTAAAACTGGTGGTCGTAACAACTATGGTCGTATTACTACTCGTCACATTGGTGGCGGTCACAAACAACACTACCGTTTAATCGATTTCAAACGTAACAAGTTAGACATCCCAGCGGTTGTTGAGCGTTTGGAATATGATCCAAACCGTTCTGCTAACATTGCTTTAGTGCTTTATAAAGATGGTGAACGCCGTTATATCTTAGCACCTAAAGGTTTGTCAGTAGGCGATCAAATCCAAGCTGGCATAAACTCACCAATTAAAGTGGGTAATTCATTACCAATGCGTAATATCCCAGTTGGTTCAACAGTACATAACGTTGAATTAAAACCAGGTAAAGGCGGTCAAATCGCTCGTTCTGCTGGTGCTTATGTACAAATCATCGCACGTGAAGGCAACTATGTAACTTTACGTTTACGTTCTGGCGAGATGCGTAAAGTATTAGCTGAATGTGTTGCAACAATCGGTGAAGTTGGTAACTCAGAACATATGCTTCGCGTATTGGGTAAAGCTGGTGCTAACCGCTGGAGAGGTATTCGCCCTACAGTTCGTGGTACTGCAATGAACCCAGTAGATCACCCACATGGTGGTGGTGAAGGTCGTAACTTTGGTAAACACCCAGTAACTCCTTGGGGCGTTCAAACTAAAGGTAAGAAAACTCGTCACAACAAACGTACTGATAAATATATCGTACGTCGTCGTGGCAAATAA
- the rplC gene encoding 50S ribosomal protein L3 has protein sequence MIGLVGRKVGMTRIFNEDGVSVPVTVIEIEANRVTQVKTLENDGYTAVQVTTGSKKANRVTKPEAGHFVKAGVEAGRGLWEFRTEGEEFTLGQEINVDIFADVKKVDVTGTSKGKGFQGGVKRWNFRTQDATHGNSLSHRVLGSIGQNQTPGRVFKGKKMAGHLGAERVTVQSLEVVRVDAERKLLLVKGSVPGAINGDVIVKPAVKA, from the coding sequence ATGATTGGTTTAGTCGGTCGTAAAGTTGGTATGACCCGTATCTTCAATGAAGACGGTGTTTCTGTACCAGTTACCGTTATCGAAATCGAAGCCAACCGCGTAACTCAAGTTAAAACTCTTGAAAACGATGGCTATACTGCAGTTCAAGTTACTACTGGTTCTAAAAAAGCGAATCGTGTAACTAAACCTGAAGCAGGCCATTTCGTGAAAGCAGGTGTTGAAGCTGGTCGCGGTTTATGGGAATTTCGTACTGAAGGTGAAGAATTCACTTTAGGTCAAGAAATCAATGTAGACATCTTTGCAGATGTTAAAAAAGTAGATGTTACTGGTACTTCTAAAGGTAAAGGTTTCCAAGGCGGTGTTAAACGTTGGAATTTCCGTACTCAAGATGCTACACACGGTAACTCTTTATCACATCGTGTACTTGGTTCTATTGGTCAAAACCAAACTCCGGGTCGTGTGTTTAAAGGTAAAAAAATGGCAGGACATTTAGGTGCTGAACGTGTAACTGTTCAATCACTTGAAGTTGTTCGTGTAGATGCTGAGCGTAAATTGCTATTAGTAAAAGGTTCTGTGCCTGGTGCTATTAATGGCGATGTTATCGTTAAGCCAGCAGTTAAAGCATAA
- the rpsC gene encoding 30S ribosomal protein S3, which translates to MGQKVHPHGIRLGIVKPWSSTWFANTQDFADNLEGDFKVRKFLNKELANASVSRITIERPAKSIRVTIHTARPGIVIGKKGEDVEKLRNAVSKIAGVPAQINIAEVKKPELDAKLVADSIASQLERRVMFRRAMKRAVQSAMRLGAKGIKVEVSGRLGGAEIARSEWYREGRVPLHTLRADIDYNTAEAHTTYGVIGVKVWIFKGEILGGMAAVAQSEQQPADKPKKAPRGKGRK; encoded by the coding sequence ATGGGTCAAAAAGTACATCCACATGGTATTCGCCTAGGTATTGTTAAACCTTGGAGCTCTACTTGGTTCGCGAATACACAAGACTTCGCTGACAATCTTGAAGGCGATTTCAAAGTACGCAAATTCTTAAATAAAGAATTAGCAAATGCTTCAGTTTCACGTATTACTATTGAGCGTCCAGCTAAAAGTATTCGTGTAACTATTCACACAGCTCGTCCTGGTATCGTAATCGGTAAAAAAGGCGAAGATGTTGAAAAATTACGTAACGCAGTGTCTAAAATCGCTGGCGTTCCTGCTCAAATCAACATTGCTGAAGTGAAAAAACCTGAATTAGATGCGAAATTAGTTGCAGATAGCATCGCTTCTCAATTAGAACGTCGTGTAATGTTCCGTCGTGCAATGAAACGTGCGGTACAAAGCGCTATGCGTTTAGGTGCTAAAGGTATCAAAGTTGAGGTTAGCGGTCGTTTAGGTGGTGCAGAAATCGCACGTTCAGAATGGTATCGTGAAGGTCGCGTACCTCTACATACTCTTCGTGCGGACATCGATTATAACACTGCAGAAGCTCACACAACTTACGGCGTAATCGGCGTTAAAGTGTGGATCTTCAAAGGTGAAATTCTTGGTGGAATGGCTGCCGTTGCGCAATCAGAACAACAACCTGCCGATAAGCCTAAAAAGGCTCCTCGCGGTAAAGGTCGTAAGTAA
- the lsrK gene encoding autoinducer-2 kinase yields MALDAGTGSVRAVIFDIEGNQIAAAQREWTHLSDPNIPGSMEFDLKNNWQLTCECIRQALQQSQIQAGQITAISTCSMREGIVLYDEQKQPIWACGNVDARAVEEVKELKTLYNNTFESYLYSISGQTLALSAVPRLLWLAHHRPDIYRKTKAISMISDWLAFMLSGELAVEPSNAGTTGMLDLKTRQWSAELLDMAGLVSDILTPVKETGTLLGSVTTEIARKTGLMQGTPVIVGGGDVQLGCIGLGVTEPEQAAVIGGTFWQQVVNLPHPVTDPEMNVRINPHVISPLVQAESISFFTGLTMRWFRDAFCDEEKRLAERLGTDAYALLEQMAEKVPVGSYDVIPIFSDAMHFKSWYHAAPSFINLSIDPDKCNKAVLFRALEENAAIVSSCNLEQVQKFSGVRLTSIVFAGGGAKGKLWSQILSDVTGLTVNIPVVKEATALGCAIAAGVGVGIYASLSEASKKLVKFERQHQPNADNHRLYQTHKSRWQDIYKKQLQLVDNGLTTSLWKAPGL; encoded by the coding sequence ATGGCATTAGATGCCGGAACGGGGAGTGTAAGAGCGGTTATTTTTGATATAGAAGGTAATCAGATTGCCGCCGCTCAACGAGAATGGACGCATTTGTCGGATCCTAATATTCCTGGCTCTATGGAATTTGATTTAAAAAATAACTGGCAATTAACTTGTGAATGTATTCGTCAGGCTTTGCAACAATCGCAAATTCAAGCTGGACAGATTACGGCGATTTCTACTTGTTCAATGCGTGAAGGTATCGTGCTTTATGATGAACAAAAACAACCAATTTGGGCATGTGGCAATGTAGATGCGCGTGCGGTAGAAGAAGTCAAAGAGTTAAAGACGCTTTATAACAATACATTTGAATCATATTTATATTCTATTTCTGGTCAAACTTTGGCATTAAGTGCTGTGCCTCGTTTATTATGGCTCGCTCACCATCGACCTGATATTTATCGTAAAACGAAAGCGATTTCAATGATTAGTGATTGGTTGGCATTTATGCTGAGTGGGGAGTTGGCAGTTGAACCTTCCAATGCTGGTACGACAGGGATGTTGGATTTAAAAACTCGTCAGTGGTCGGCAGAGTTACTGGATATGGCAGGACTTGTATCAGATATATTAACACCGGTAAAAGAAACCGGGACATTGCTAGGTAGTGTAACGACAGAAATAGCCCGTAAAACAGGATTAATGCAGGGGACGCCTGTTATTGTCGGTGGAGGGGATGTTCAACTGGGTTGTATCGGTTTAGGTGTGACTGAGCCAGAGCAGGCGGCAGTTATCGGGGGGACGTTTTGGCAACAGGTGGTGAATTTACCACATCCTGTAACGGATCCTGAAATGAATGTTCGTATTAATCCCCATGTTATTTCACCTTTAGTTCAAGCCGAATCAATTAGTTTTTTTACCGGATTAACTATGCGTTGGTTCCGAGATGCTTTTTGCGATGAAGAAAAGCGGCTGGCTGAACGATTGGGGACGGATGCATATGCACTTTTAGAACAAATGGCTGAAAAAGTACCGGTTGGATCTTATGATGTAATTCCTATCTTTTCTGATGCGATGCATTTCAAATCTTGGTATCACGCCGCGCCTTCTTTTATTAATCTTTCTATTGATCCTGATAAATGTAATAAAGCGGTTTTATTCCGTGCATTAGAGGAAAATGCCGCGATAGTGTCTTCATGTAACTTGGAACAAGTGCAAAAATTTTCCGGTGTAAGATTAACCTCTATTGTGTTTGCTGGTGGAGGAGCAAAAGGAAAATTATGGAGCCAAATTTTATCCGATGTAACAGGTTTGACGGTTAATATTCCGGTTGTGAAAGAGGCAACTGCATTAGGTTGTGCAATTGCAGCAGGTGTGGGGGTAGGTATCTATGCTTCCTTATCTGAAGCCAGTAAAAAATTGGTGAAATTTGAACGTCAACATCAACCGAATGCCGACAATCACAGGTTATATCAAACCCATAAATCTCGTTGGCAGGATATCTATAAGAAACAATTGCAATTAGTCGATAACGGATTAACAACGTCATTATGGAAAGCTCCGGGTTTATAA
- the rpmC gene encoding 50S ribosomal protein L29 — MKAQDLRTKSVEELNAELVNLLGEQFKLRMQTATGQLQQTHQAKQVRRDIARVKTVLTEKAGE, encoded by the coding sequence ATGAAAGCTCAAGATTTACGTACAAAAAGTGTTGAAGAGCTGAATGCTGAATTAGTAAACCTTTTAGGTGAACAATTCAAGTTGCGTATGCAGACAGCCACCGGTCAGCTTCAACAAACCCATCAGGCTAAGCAAGTGCGTCGTGATATTGCACGTGTAAAAACTGTATTAACCGAAAAGGCGGGTGAGTAA
- the rplX gene encoding 50S ribosomal protein L24, giving the protein MAAKIRQNDEVIVLTGKDKGKRGKVTKVLPNGKVFVEGINIITKHEKPVPALGKAGGLVKKEAAIDASNVAIFNPKTNKADRVGFRFEDGKKVRFFKSNNEII; this is encoded by the coding sequence ATGGCTGCTAAAATCCGTCAAAATGATGAAGTAATTGTTCTTACTGGTAAAGATAAGGGCAAGCGTGGCAAGGTAACTAAAGTGTTACCAAACGGTAAAGTGTTTGTTGAAGGTATCAACATCATTACTAAACATGAAAAACCAGTTCCTGCATTAGGAAAGGCTGGTGGTTTGGTGAAAAAAGAAGCTGCAATTGACGCTTCAAATGTTGCGATTTTCAATCCTAAAACAAATAAAGCTGACCGTGTAGGTTTTAGATTCGAAGACGGCAAAAAAGTACGTTTCTTCAAATCTAACAATGAAATTATCTAA
- the rpsQ gene encoding 30S ribosomal protein S17, whose amino-acid sequence MTDKIRSVQGKVVSDKMEKSFVVAIERKVKHPLYGKFIRRTTKLHVHDENNEAKVGDTVEIRECRPLSKTKSWTLVRVVEKAVIA is encoded by the coding sequence ATGACTGATAAAATTCGTAGCGTACAAGGTAAAGTTGTTAGCGACAAAATGGAAAAATCTTTCGTTGTTGCTATTGAACGTAAGGTAAAACACCCTTTATATGGTAAATTTATCCGTCGTACAACTAAATTACACGTACACGATGAGAACAATGAAGCCAAAGTTGGTGATACCGTAGAGATTCGCGAATGTCGCCCTCTATCAAAAACCAAATCTTGGACTTTAGTTCGTGTTGTTGAAAAAGCAGTTATTGCTTAA
- the rplE gene encoding 50S ribosomal protein L5, producing MAKLHDYYRDQVVSELKNKFGYKSVMQVPRIEKITLNMGVGEALTDKKLLDNAVADLAAISGQKPLVTKARKSVAGFKIRQGYPIGCKVTLRGERMWEFFERLITIAVPRIRDFRGLSAKSFDGRGNYSMGVREQIIFPEIDYDKVDRVRGLDITITTTAKNDEEGQALLAAFNFPFRK from the coding sequence ATGGCGAAACTGCATGATTACTACAGAGATCAAGTAGTAAGCGAATTAAAAAATAAATTCGGCTACAAATCTGTCATGCAAGTCCCACGAATCGAAAAGATTACCCTGAATATGGGTGTGGGTGAAGCATTGACCGACAAAAAATTGCTAGACAACGCAGTAGCGGACTTAGCAGCAATCAGCGGTCAAAAACCTTTAGTAACTAAAGCTCGTAAATCTGTTGCTGGCTTTAAAATCCGTCAGGGATATCCAATCGGTTGTAAAGTAACACTACGCGGTGAGCGTATGTGGGAGTTCTTTGAACGTTTAATTACAATTGCTGTTCCACGTATTCGTGACTTCCGCGGTTTAAGTGCGAAATCATTCGATGGTCGTGGTAACTATAGCATGGGTGTGCGTGAACAAATCATCTTCCCTGAAATCGATTACGATAAAGTAGATCGTGTACGTGGTTTAGATATCACTATCACAACTACTGCTAAGAATGATGAAGAAGGTCAAGCACTACTTGCTGCCTTTAATTTCCCATTCCGTAAATAA
- the rpsJ gene encoding 30S ribosomal protein S10 — protein MQNQRIRIRLKAFDHRLIDQSTAEIVETAKRTGAQVRGPIPLPTRKERFTVLISPHVNKDARDQYEIRTHKRLVDIVEPTEKTVDALMRLDLAAGVDVQISLG, from the coding sequence ATGCAGAACCAAAGAATCCGTATCCGCTTAAAAGCTTTCGATCACCGTTTGATCGATCAATCTACTGCGGAGATCGTAGAAACAGCTAAACGTACTGGTGCACAAGTTCGTGGTCCAATTCCTTTACCAACTCGTAAAGAGCGTTTCACCGTGTTGATTTCTCCACACGTAAACAAAGACGCACGTGACCAATACGAAATTCGTACTCACAAACGTTTAGTAGATATCGTAGAGCCAACAGAAAAAACTGTTGATGCATTAATGCGTTTAGATTTGGCTGCCGGCGTGGACGTGCAGATCAGCCTAGGTTAA
- the rplD gene encoding 50S ribosomal protein L4, which yields MELQVVGASALTVSETTFGREFNEALIHQVVVAYAAGARQGTRAQKTRAEVSGSGKKPWRQKGTGRARAGDIKSPIWRSGGTTFAAKPQDHSQKVNKKMYRGAIKSILSELVRQDRLVVIEKFELDAPKTKVLVQKLKDLAVEDALIITASLDENLFLAARNLYKVDVRDVQGIDPVSLIAFDKVIVTIDAVKQIEEILA from the coding sequence ATGGAATTACAAGTTGTAGGTGCAAGCGCACTAACTGTTTCTGAAACTACCTTCGGACGTGAGTTTAACGAAGCGTTGATCCACCAAGTTGTTGTTGCTTATGCAGCAGGTGCGCGTCAAGGTACTCGTGCGCAAAAAACTCGTGCTGAAGTGTCTGGTTCAGGTAAAAAACCTTGGCGTCAAAAAGGTACAGGTCGTGCTCGTGCTGGTGATATTAAATCACCAATCTGGCGTTCTGGTGGTACAACCTTCGCGGCTAAACCACAAGATCACAGCCAAAAAGTGAACAAGAAAATGTACCGTGGTGCTATCAAAAGCATTCTTTCTGAATTAGTTCGTCAAGACCGTTTGGTTGTTATTGAAAAATTTGAATTAGATGCACCAAAAACTAAAGTTTTAGTACAAAAATTAAAAGATTTAGCCGTTGAAGATGCGTTAATTATCACAGCAAGTTTAGATGAAAATCTATTCTTAGCAGCACGTAACTTATATAAAGTTGATGTACGTGATGTTCAAGGTATCGATCCAGTTAGCTTAATTGCTTTCGATAAAGTGATTGTTACTATTGATGCTGTGAAACAAATTGAGGAGATCCTAGCATGA
- the rplF gene encoding 50S ribosomal protein L6 yields the protein MSRVAKAPVNIPAGVEVKLDGQLLTVKGKNGELSRKIHESVEVKQDNGQFTFTPREGFVEANAQSGTARALVNAMVIGVTEGFIKKLVLVGVGYRAQLKGNAIALSLGYSHPVEHTLPVGITAECPSQTEIVLKGADKQLIGQVAADIRAYRRPEPYKGKGVRYADEVVRIKEAKKK from the coding sequence ATGTCTCGTGTTGCAAAGGCACCTGTTAATATTCCTGCCGGCGTTGAAGTTAAACTCGACGGTCAGCTATTAACAGTAAAAGGTAAAAATGGCGAGTTATCTCGCAAAATTCATGAATCAGTTGAAGTAAAACAAGATAACGGACAATTTACGTTCACTCCACGTGAAGGTTTTGTTGAAGCAAATGCTCAATCGGGTACTGCACGTGCATTAGTTAATGCAATGGTTATCGGTGTTACTGAAGGTTTCATTAAAAAATTAGTATTGGTGGGTGTAGGTTACAGAGCTCAACTTAAAGGTAACGCAATTGCATTAAGTTTAGGCTATTCTCACCCAGTAGAGCACACTTTGCCGGTAGGTATTACTGCAGAATGTCCATCTCAAACCGAAATCGTGTTGAAAGGTGCAGACAAACAGTTGATCGGTCAAGTTGCAGCAGATATTCGTGCTTATCGCCGTCCTGAGCCTTATAAAGGTAAAGGGGTACGTTACGCTGATGAAGTGGTACGTATCAAAGAGGCTAAGAAGAAATAA